The following are from one region of the Anomaloglossus baeobatrachus isolate aAnoBae1 chromosome 1, aAnoBae1.hap1, whole genome shotgun sequence genome:
- the LOC142296004 gene encoding perilipin-2-like isoform X1 has product MTVCFTFCRYFPSNMAETVEQQQQQQNVVVRLINLPFVSSTYDMVSSTYVTTKDNHHYLKSVCDIAEKSVKSITSVAITSAMPILQKLEPQIALANNIGCIGLDKIEERLPILYQPPEKVVANASEAVVGARDAVIHSITGVVDKTKGAVQDSVEMTKAVVNGGINTVLGSCVVKIMSDRVDSALTRSECLLEQFLPPTDEELAKEATETEGFVSQDKPGYYVRLGSLSTKARKRVYQQALTRMKDAKCRSQEAIAQLQNTLDLIEYARKNMNGANQKIHDAQEKMFSKWVEWTKGTGEDAGGETEGAEQMESRTLTIARSLTHHLQSTCLSLVSSVQGLPQNIQSKAQSISAMAADIYQNFHSASSFREISDSLLTATKDMFTKIKDGMDDVMDYFINNTPLNWLVGPFYPKLASSQHGEQEDGGDSVKED; this is encoded by the exons ATGACCGTGTGCTTTACTTTTTGTAGGTATTTTCCTAGCAACATGGCTGAGACAgtggaacagcagcagcagcagcag AATGTGGTGGTAAGGCTGATAAACCTCCCATTTGTGAGCTCTACATATGACATGGTGTCCTCCACCTATGTGACCACTAAAGACAACCATCACTACCTGAAATCTGTATGTGACATCGCAGAGAAAAGTGTGAAGAGCATCACTTCGGTGGCCATCACCAGCGCCATGCCAATCCTGCAGAAACTTGAGCCTCAAA TTGCTCTGGCAAACAACATTGGCTGTATTGGACTGGACAAGATTGAGGAAAGGTTGCCTATTCTGTATCAGCCTCCTGAAAAG GTTGTGGCTAATGCCTCAGAAGCAGTTGTTGGTGCCAGAGATGCTGTTATCCATAGTATCACAGGAGTAGTGGATAAAACCAAGGGAGCTGTGCAGGACAGTGTGGAGATGACTAAGGCTGTTGTAAATGGCGGCATTAATACTGTTCTTGGAAGCTGTGTAGTGAAGATCATGAGCGACCGTGTGGACTCTGCACTAACTAGGTCTGAATGTCTTCTGGAACAATTCCTGCCACCAACAGATGAAGAACTTG CCAAGGAAGCAACTGAAACAGAAGGCTTTGTGTCCCAAGATAAGCCTGGCTACTATGTGCGCTTGGGATCCCTCTCTACAAAGGCCCGCAAGCGTGTCTACCAACAGGCCCTGACTAGGATGAAGGATGCCAAATGCAGGAGTCAGGAAGCCATTGCTCAGCTCCAGAACACACTTGACCTG ATTGAATATGCAAGAAAAAACATGAATGGTGCAAATCAGAAGATCCATGATGCTCAAGAGAAGATGTTCAGCAAGTGGGTGGAGTGGACGAAAGGAACTGGAGAAGATGCTGGTGGGGAAACTGAGGGTGCAGAG CAAATGGAATCCCGCACACTGACTATTGCCCGTAGTCTCACTCATCACCTGCAAAGCACATGTCTGTCTCTGGTCTCCAGTGTCCAAGGACTTCCACAAAATATTCAGAGCAAGGCTCAGAGTATTAGTGCCATGGCTGCAGATATCTATCAAAACTTCCACTCTGCTTCTTCCTTCAGAGAAATATCGGACAGCCTCTTAACCGCCACTAAGGACATGTTCACTAAAATAAAGGATGGCATGGATGATGTTATGGACTACTTCATAAACAACACTCCACTAAATTGGCTGGTAGGTCCATTTTATCCCAAACTGGCAAGTAGCCAACATGGGGAGCAAGAAGATGGGGGAGATTCAGTTAAAGAGGACTAA
- the LOC142296004 gene encoding perilipin-2-like isoform X2 produces the protein MAETVEQQQQQQNVVVRLINLPFVSSTYDMVSSTYVTTKDNHHYLKSVCDIAEKSVKSITSVAITSAMPILQKLEPQIALANNIGCIGLDKIEERLPILYQPPEKVVANASEAVVGARDAVIHSITGVVDKTKGAVQDSVEMTKAVVNGGINTVLGSCVVKIMSDRVDSALTRSECLLEQFLPPTDEELAKEATETEGFVSQDKPGYYVRLGSLSTKARKRVYQQALTRMKDAKCRSQEAIAQLQNTLDLIEYARKNMNGANQKIHDAQEKMFSKWVEWTKGTGEDAGGETEGAEQMESRTLTIARSLTHHLQSTCLSLVSSVQGLPQNIQSKAQSISAMAADIYQNFHSASSFREISDSLLTATKDMFTKIKDGMDDVMDYFINNTPLNWLVGPFYPKLASSQHGEQEDGGDSVKED, from the exons ATGGCTGAGACAgtggaacagcagcagcagcagcag AATGTGGTGGTAAGGCTGATAAACCTCCCATTTGTGAGCTCTACATATGACATGGTGTCCTCCACCTATGTGACCACTAAAGACAACCATCACTACCTGAAATCTGTATGTGACATCGCAGAGAAAAGTGTGAAGAGCATCACTTCGGTGGCCATCACCAGCGCCATGCCAATCCTGCAGAAACTTGAGCCTCAAA TTGCTCTGGCAAACAACATTGGCTGTATTGGACTGGACAAGATTGAGGAAAGGTTGCCTATTCTGTATCAGCCTCCTGAAAAG GTTGTGGCTAATGCCTCAGAAGCAGTTGTTGGTGCCAGAGATGCTGTTATCCATAGTATCACAGGAGTAGTGGATAAAACCAAGGGAGCTGTGCAGGACAGTGTGGAGATGACTAAGGCTGTTGTAAATGGCGGCATTAATACTGTTCTTGGAAGCTGTGTAGTGAAGATCATGAGCGACCGTGTGGACTCTGCACTAACTAGGTCTGAATGTCTTCTGGAACAATTCCTGCCACCAACAGATGAAGAACTTG CCAAGGAAGCAACTGAAACAGAAGGCTTTGTGTCCCAAGATAAGCCTGGCTACTATGTGCGCTTGGGATCCCTCTCTACAAAGGCCCGCAAGCGTGTCTACCAACAGGCCCTGACTAGGATGAAGGATGCCAAATGCAGGAGTCAGGAAGCCATTGCTCAGCTCCAGAACACACTTGACCTG ATTGAATATGCAAGAAAAAACATGAATGGTGCAAATCAGAAGATCCATGATGCTCAAGAGAAGATGTTCAGCAAGTGGGTGGAGTGGACGAAAGGAACTGGAGAAGATGCTGGTGGGGAAACTGAGGGTGCAGAG CAAATGGAATCCCGCACACTGACTATTGCCCGTAGTCTCACTCATCACCTGCAAAGCACATGTCTGTCTCTGGTCTCCAGTGTCCAAGGACTTCCACAAAATATTCAGAGCAAGGCTCAGAGTATTAGTGCCATGGCTGCAGATATCTATCAAAACTTCCACTCTGCTTCTTCCTTCAGAGAAATATCGGACAGCCTCTTAACCGCCACTAAGGACATGTTCACTAAAATAAAGGATGGCATGGATGATGTTATGGACTACTTCATAAACAACACTCCACTAAATTGGCTGGTAGGTCCATTTTATCCCAAACTGGCAAGTAGCCAACATGGGGAGCAAGAAGATGGGGGAGATTCAGTTAAAGAGGACTAA